One segment of Nocardia farcinica DNA contains the following:
- the rsmD gene encoding 16S rRNA (guanine(966)-N(2))-methyltransferase RsmD, translating to MPRIVAGTAGGRRLRVPPAGTRPTSDRVREALFSALAARMDFAGARVLDLYAGSGALALEALSRGAARALLVESDRRAAQVVRANIAELGLSGAELRVGSVGAVLEQGGAGEFDLVFADPPYELGTAAVAADVALLAARGWLADGALVVVERSARSAEIDWPAAFLPGAARRYGETRLELAEYAPGAD from the coding sequence ATGCCGCGCATCGTCGCGGGCACCGCGGGCGGGCGCAGGCTGCGCGTCCCGCCCGCGGGCACCCGGCCCACCTCCGACCGGGTGCGCGAGGCGCTGTTCAGCGCGCTCGCCGCCCGGATGGATTTCGCCGGCGCGCGGGTGCTGGACCTGTACGCGGGTTCCGGGGCGCTGGCGCTGGAGGCGCTCTCGCGTGGCGCGGCCCGTGCCCTGCTGGTCGAATCCGACCGGCGAGCGGCGCAGGTGGTGCGGGCCAACATCGCCGAACTCGGGCTGTCCGGCGCCGAACTGCGCGTCGGGTCGGTGGGCGCGGTGCTCGAGCAGGGCGGCGCGGGGGAGTTCGACCTGGTCTTCGCCGATCCGCCCTACGAGCTCGGCACCGCGGCGGTGGCGGCGGACGTGGCGCTGCTCGCCGCCCGCGGCTGGCTCGCCGACGGCGCCCTGGTGGTGGTCGAGCGCTCGGCGCGCAGCGCGGAAATCGACTGGCCCGCAGCGTTTCTGCCCGGCGCAGCGCGACGGTACGGCGAGACGCGGCTGGAACTGGCCGAGTACGCGCCCGGAGCGGACTGA
- a CDS encoding SgcJ/EcaC family oxidoreductase, which translates to MTDPDAVVRALCQAWSTPDPDAIAAYFAEDAVYHNIPMEPVVGRTAIREFVAGFLTTFEAIDFEIHHQVAADGVVMNERTDTMRGKDGRATPLPVMGVFEVRDGLITAWRDYFDMAAVTAAFAPPE; encoded by the coding sequence ATGACCGACCCCGACGCCGTCGTCCGCGCCCTGTGCCAGGCCTGGTCGACCCCCGACCCCGACGCGATCGCGGCCTACTTCGCCGAGGACGCCGTGTACCACAACATCCCGATGGAGCCGGTCGTCGGCCGCACCGCCATCCGGGAGTTCGTCGCGGGATTCCTGACCACCTTCGAGGCCATCGATTTCGAGATCCACCACCAGGTGGCCGCCGACGGCGTGGTGATGAACGAGCGCACCGACACCATGCGCGGCAAGGACGGCCGAGCCACGCCGCTGCCGGTCATGGGTGTGTTCGAGGTGCGCGACGGCCTGATCACGGCCTGGCGCGACTACTTCGACATGGCGGCCGTGACCGCCGCGTTCGCGCCACCGGAGTGA
- a CDS encoding GtrA family protein: protein MATLEPPRSAVLPAGMYTPWAVPQPVLWTAPMPRLSRVLAYLRGDRALPQLIRFALVGGSSNVVYVLLFLAMYDLGSIAANIAGSVVSTVIANELHRQLTFHAADRVGWFTAQWEAGGLAVLGLAITTAALAGLEVFAPGLGDLAQAGAVLAVTAAVGGMRFLALRGLVF, encoded by the coding sequence ATGGCCACTCTGGAACCACCGCGCTCGGCGGTCCTGCCTGCCGGGATGTACACGCCGTGGGCGGTGCCCCAGCCGGTCCTGTGGACGGCCCCCATGCCCCGGCTGTCCCGGGTCCTGGCCTACCTGCGCGGCGATCGCGCCCTGCCGCAGCTGATCCGGTTCGCCCTGGTCGGCGGTTCCAGCAACGTCGTCTACGTCCTGCTGTTCCTGGCCATGTACGACCTCGGCTCGATCGCGGCCAACATCGCGGGCTCGGTGGTGAGCACCGTGATCGCCAACGAGCTGCACCGCCAGCTCACCTTCCACGCCGCCGATCGGGTCGGCTGGTTCACCGCGCAGTGGGAGGCGGGCGGTCTCGCCGTGCTCGGTCTCGCGATCACCACGGCGGCGCTGGCCGGACTCGAGGTCTTCGCGCCCGGCCTCGGCGACCTCGCCCAGGCCGGTGCGGTCCTCGCCGTCACCGCGGCGGTGGGCGGCATGCGCTTCCTCGCGCTGCGCGGCCTGGTTTTCTAG
- a CDS encoding pyruvate carboxylase, with protein MFSKVLVANRGEIAIRAFRAAYELGIGTVAVFPYEDRNSVHRLKAAESYQIGEQGHPVRAYLSIDAIIDAAKTAGADAVYPGYGFLSENPDLAAACAREGITFIGPSAEVLELAGNKARAIEAAKAAGLPVLRSSEPSADVDQLLAASRELEYPIFVKAVAGGGGRGMRRVAAPEQLREAIEAASREAESAFGDPTVFLEQAVVNPRHIEVQILADQHGNVMHLFERDCSVQRRHQKVIELAPAPNLDPALRERICADAVAFARQIGYSNAGTVEFLLDERGNHVFIEMNPRIQVEHTVTEEITDVDLVQSQLRIAAGESLADLGLSQDAVAIRGAALQCRITTEDPANGFRPDTGRITAYRTPGGAGIRLDGGANLGAEIGAYFDSMLVKLTCRGRDLPAAAARARRALAEFRIRGVTTNIPFLQAVLDDPDFKAGRVTTSFIDERPQLLTLRQSADRGTKILEYLADVTVNKPHGERPTAVYPHDKLPAIDLSAPPPDGSRQRLLRLGPEGFARELRAQKAVGVTDTTFRDAHQSLLATRVRTSGLLQVAGHVARMTPELLSIEAWGGATYDVALRFLYEDPWERLAALREAIPNICLQMLLRGRNTVGYTPYPEQVTKAFVREATDTGIDIFRIFDALNNVDQMRPAIDAVRETGRAVAEVAISYTGDLSDPNENLYTLDYYLKLAEQIVDAGAHVLAIKDMAGLLRAPAAATLVTALRSNFDLPVHVHTHDTPGGQLATYLSAWQAGADAVDGASAPMAGTTSQPPLSAIVAAAANSEYDTGLNLQNVCDLEPYWEALRKVYAPFESGLPSPTGRVYTHEIPGGQLSNLRQQAIALGLGDRFEEIEAKYAAADRLLGRLIKVTPSSKVVGDLALALVGSGVDIDDFAADPGRYDIPDSVIGFLRGELGTPAGGWPEPFRSKALAGRGPAKPETPLDPADEAALAGDSAERRATLNRLLFPGPTAEFLAHREKYGDTSGLSANQFFYGLRHGEEHRVQLEKGVTLLIGLEAISEPDERGMRTVMCILNGQLRPVAVRDRSVAGEVPVAEKADKTNAGHVAAPFAGVVTLAVGEGDTVAAGDTIGTIEAMKMEAAITAPRAGTVARVAIGKVQQVEGGDLLVELRLRESAD; from the coding sequence ATGTTCTCGAAAGTCTTGGTCGCCAATCGGGGCGAGATCGCCATCCGCGCGTTCCGCGCTGCCTACGAACTCGGCATCGGGACGGTCGCCGTGTTCCCCTACGAGGATCGCAACTCCGTCCACCGGTTGAAGGCGGCCGAGTCGTACCAGATCGGGGAGCAGGGCCATCCGGTTCGCGCCTACCTGTCGATCGACGCCATCATCGACGCGGCCAAGACCGCGGGAGCCGACGCCGTCTACCCCGGCTACGGCTTCCTGTCGGAGAACCCCGACCTCGCCGCCGCCTGCGCGCGCGAGGGCATCACCTTCATCGGCCCCTCGGCGGAGGTGCTGGAACTGGCGGGCAACAAGGCCCGCGCCATCGAGGCGGCCAAGGCCGCCGGGCTGCCGGTGCTGCGCTCGAGCGAACCGTCGGCCGACGTCGACCAGCTGCTGGCGGCGTCCCGCGAGCTGGAGTACCCGATCTTCGTGAAGGCGGTCGCGGGCGGCGGCGGACGCGGCATGCGCCGGGTCGCCGCGCCCGAACAGTTGCGCGAAGCGATCGAGGCGGCCTCGCGCGAAGCCGAATCGGCCTTCGGCGACCCGACGGTGTTCCTCGAGCAGGCCGTGGTCAACCCGCGCCACATCGAGGTGCAGATCCTGGCCGACCAGCACGGCAACGTGATGCACCTGTTCGAGCGCGACTGTTCTGTGCAGCGGCGCCACCAGAAGGTGATCGAGCTGGCGCCCGCGCCGAACCTGGATCCCGCGCTGCGCGAGCGCATCTGCGCCGACGCGGTGGCCTTCGCCCGCCAGATCGGCTACAGCAACGCAGGCACCGTGGAATTCCTGCTCGATGAGCGCGGCAACCACGTCTTCATCGAGATGAACCCGCGCATCCAGGTCGAGCACACCGTGACCGAGGAGATCACCGATGTCGACCTGGTGCAGTCGCAGCTGCGCATCGCCGCCGGGGAGAGCCTGGCCGACCTCGGCCTGAGCCAGGACGCGGTGGCCATCCGCGGCGCGGCGCTGCAATGCCGCATCACCACCGAGGATCCGGCCAACGGCTTCCGCCCCGACACCGGCCGCATCACCGCCTACCGCACCCCCGGCGGCGCGGGCATCCGCCTCGACGGCGGCGCCAACCTCGGCGCGGAGATCGGCGCCTACTTCGACTCCATGCTGGTCAAGCTCACCTGCCGCGGCCGCGACCTGCCCGCCGCCGCCGCGCGGGCCCGGCGCGCGCTGGCCGAGTTCCGCATCCGCGGCGTCACCACCAACATCCCGTTCCTGCAGGCCGTGCTCGACGACCCCGACTTCAAGGCGGGCCGGGTCACCACCTCGTTCATCGACGAGCGGCCGCAGCTGCTGACGCTGCGTCAGAGCGCCGACCGCGGCACCAAGATCCTCGAATACCTGGCCGACGTCACGGTCAACAAGCCGCACGGCGAGCGCCCGACCGCGGTCTACCCGCACGACAAGCTGCCCGCCATCGACCTGAGCGCGCCGCCGCCGGACGGCTCGCGGCAGCGGCTGCTGCGCCTCGGCCCGGAGGGCTTCGCCCGCGAGCTGCGCGCGCAGAAGGCCGTCGGCGTCACCGACACCACCTTCCGCGACGCGCATCAGTCGCTGCTCGCGACGCGGGTGCGGACCAGCGGCCTGCTCCAGGTCGCCGGCCACGTGGCACGGATGACGCCGGAACTGCTCTCGATCGAGGCGTGGGGCGGGGCCACCTACGACGTGGCGCTGCGCTTCCTCTACGAGGATCCGTGGGAGCGGCTGGCCGCGTTGCGCGAGGCGATCCCCAACATCTGCCTGCAGATGCTGTTGCGCGGGCGCAACACCGTCGGCTACACGCCGTATCCGGAACAGGTGACCAAGGCGTTCGTGCGGGAGGCCACCGACACCGGCATCGATATCTTCCGCATCTTCGACGCGCTCAACAACGTCGACCAGATGCGCCCCGCCATCGACGCCGTGCGCGAAACCGGCCGCGCCGTCGCGGAAGTGGCGATCAGCTACACCGGTGACCTGTCGGACCCGAACGAGAACCTCTACACCCTCGACTACTACCTCAAGCTGGCCGAGCAGATCGTCGACGCGGGCGCGCACGTGCTCGCGATCAAGGACATGGCCGGGCTGCTGCGCGCGCCGGCGGCGGCCACCCTGGTCACCGCGCTGCGCAGCAACTTCGACCTGCCCGTGCACGTGCACACCCACGACACCCCGGGCGGTCAGCTCGCCACCTACCTGTCGGCGTGGCAGGCCGGCGCCGACGCCGTCGACGGCGCGAGCGCGCCGATGGCGGGCACCACCAGCCAGCCGCCGCTGTCGGCGATCGTGGCCGCCGCGGCCAACAGCGAGTACGACACCGGCCTGAACCTGCAGAACGTCTGCGACCTGGAGCCGTACTGGGAGGCGCTGCGCAAGGTGTACGCGCCCTTCGAGTCCGGACTGCCCTCGCCCACCGGTCGCGTCTACACCCACGAGATCCCCGGCGGTCAGCTGTCGAACCTGCGCCAGCAGGCCATCGCGCTCGGCCTGGGCGACCGCTTCGAGGAGATCGAGGCCAAGTACGCCGCCGCGGATCGGCTGTTGGGCCGCCTGATCAAGGTGACCCCGTCGTCGAAGGTGGTCGGCGATCTGGCGCTCGCGCTGGTCGGCTCCGGCGTGGACATCGACGATTTCGCCGCCGACCCGGGCCGCTACGACATCCCGGACTCGGTGATCGGCTTCCTGCGCGGCGAACTCGGCACTCCCGCGGGCGGCTGGCCCGAGCCGTTCCGCAGCAAGGCGCTGGCCGGGCGCGGACCCGCCAAGCCCGAGACCCCGCTCGATCCGGCCGACGAGGCCGCCCTGGCGGGTGACTCCGCCGAGCGCAGGGCGACGCTCAACCGGTTGCTGTTCCCCGGACCCACCGCCGAATTCCTCGCCCACCGCGAGAAGTACGGCGACACCTCCGGGCTCTCGGCCAACCAGTTCTTCTACGGCCTGCGTCACGGCGAGGAACACCGGGTGCAGCTGGAGAAGGGCGTCACCCTGCTCATCGGGCTGGAGGCCATCTCCGAGCCGGACGAGCGCGGTATGCGCACCGTCATGTGCATCCTCAACGGCCAGCTGCGCCCGGTCGCGGTGCGCGACCGCTCGGTGGCCGGTGAGGTGCCGGTCGCGGAGAAGGCGGACAAGACCAACGCCGGTCACGTGGCCGCGCCGTTCGCCGGTGTGGTGACCCTGGCCGTCGGCGAGGGCGACACCGTCGCGGCGGGCGACACCATCGGCACCATCGAGGCGATGAAGATGGAGGCCGCCATCACCGCGCCCCGCGCGGGCACCGTCGCCCGGGTCGCCATCGGCAAGGTGCAGCAGGTCGAGGGCGGTGACCTGCTGGTGGAACTGCGGCTGCGCGAGTCCGCGGACTGA
- the coaD gene encoding pantetheine-phosphate adenylyltransferase produces the protein MAGALCPGSFDPVTNGHLDVFTRAAAQFDEVVVTVMINPNKKGMFDVEERMELLRETTAHLPNVRVASWRGLLVDFAREQGITAIVKGLRDATDFGYELQMAQMNKKLSGVDTFFIATNPAFSFLSSSLVKEVATYGGDVSDMLPPVVHKRLLDRIAERRG, from the coding sequence ATGGCTGGAGCACTGTGCCCCGGGTCCTTCGATCCGGTGACGAACGGACATCTCGACGTATTCACCCGCGCGGCGGCGCAATTCGACGAGGTCGTGGTGACCGTCATGATCAACCCGAACAAGAAGGGCATGTTCGACGTCGAGGAGCGCATGGAGCTGCTGCGCGAGACCACCGCGCATCTGCCCAACGTGCGGGTCGCGTCCTGGCGGGGCCTGCTGGTGGACTTCGCCCGTGAGCAGGGCATCACCGCGATCGTCAAGGGGCTGCGCGATGCCACCGACTTCGGCTACGAGCTGCAGATGGCGCAGATGAACAAGAAGCTGTCCGGCGTGGACACCTTTTTCATCGCCACCAATCCGGCGTTCAGCTTCCTGTCCAGCTCACTGGTGAAGGAGGTCGCCACCTACGGCGGCGACGTCAGCGACATGCTGCCGCCGGTGGTGCACAAGCGGCTGCTGGACCGGATCGCCGAGCGGCGCGGCTGA